The following coding sequences lie in one Lysobacter capsici genomic window:
- a CDS encoding transglutaminase TgpA family protein: MTERAPSPPALEPTSRRWALLAGASCLLPLLLQLPLQIALTIAGAGIGVGVLSWRRPLPALLRLIMVLALVGTVLVLTRFALGRDTGCALLAAMFALKPSETYTLRDARSLIGFALFGPFATFLLDQGPLSLILGLAAALFALATLQRLAEVEARPEPGRAVEPTLTPWQRLGAISRLVAIGLPLALAVFWLFPRLGSPLWGVPERALARPGLSDKMAPGEMVDLMNDETVTLRAHFRGATPPTSQMYWRGPVLWNFDGRQWTQPRWFRGLPPAPVRSTRVLWDYDLEVEATDTRQFVALDLPLAAPPNSRLSLDHGIYAEQTLSSLSRWHLQSSPPANYEPELRETMRRAALALPQGYNPRTLALAQRWRRELGGNDAAIVERAMSMIHREFAYTLTTPLLGRHSVDEFLFDQKAGFCEHFSSSFVVLMRSAGIPARVVTGYAGGYYNRIGDYWLVRRSDAHAWAEVWLPGRGWVRVDPTAAVAPERIYDTLADRAPGANGLFGSIGAVTPLFNLSDWMRRGWNDFVLGFDANRQQRLLQPFGVDRLDSTRLIVLFVLFASVAGLWMIWLSSRGERERDPVLRAWHALGRRYRRLGLAREPHEPALAWAERVGKERPDLAIGLLQLSQHFSDWRYAGGQAGRREARELRNELVRALRVHRPGRTGERR, encoded by the coding sequence GTGACCGAGCGCGCACCCTCCCCGCCCGCACTGGAACCGACCTCGCGCCGCTGGGCGCTGCTGGCCGGCGCGAGCTGCCTGTTGCCGCTGCTGTTGCAATTGCCGCTGCAGATCGCCCTGACCATCGCCGGTGCCGGCATCGGCGTGGGCGTGCTGTCGTGGCGCCGGCCGTTGCCGGCGTTGCTGCGCCTGATCATGGTGCTGGCGCTGGTCGGCACCGTGCTGGTGCTGACCCGCTTCGCCCTCGGCCGCGACACCGGCTGCGCGCTGCTCGCGGCGATGTTCGCGCTCAAGCCGTCGGAAACCTACACCCTGCGCGACGCGCGCAGCCTGATCGGCTTCGCCCTGTTCGGCCCGTTCGCGACCTTCCTGCTCGACCAGGGGCCACTGTCGCTGATCCTCGGCCTGGCCGCGGCCTTGTTCGCGCTGGCGACCTTGCAACGTCTGGCCGAAGTCGAAGCACGCCCGGAACCGGGCCGCGCGGTCGAACCGACGTTGACGCCGTGGCAACGCCTGGGCGCGATCAGCCGCCTGGTCGCGATCGGCCTGCCGCTGGCGCTGGCGGTGTTCTGGCTGTTCCCGCGCCTGGGTTCGCCGTTGTGGGGCGTGCCCGAACGCGCGCTCGCGCGGCCCGGGCTGTCGGACAAGATGGCGCCGGGCGAGATGGTCGATCTGATGAACGACGAGACCGTCACCCTGCGCGCGCATTTCCGCGGCGCCACCCCGCCGACCTCGCAGATGTACTGGCGCGGTCCGGTGCTGTGGAATTTCGACGGCCGCCAATGGACCCAGCCGCGCTGGTTCCGCGGCCTGCCGCCGGCGCCGGTGCGCTCGACCCGGGTGCTGTGGGATTACGACCTGGAAGTCGAGGCCACCGACACCCGCCAGTTCGTCGCCCTCGACCTGCCGCTGGCGGCGCCGCCGAATTCGCGACTGTCGCTCGACCACGGCATCTACGCCGAGCAGACGCTGAGCTCGCTCAGCCGCTGGCATCTGCAGTCCTCGCCGCCGGCCAACTACGAACCCGAACTGCGCGAAACCATGCGCCGCGCCGCGCTCGCCCTGCCCCAGGGCTACAACCCGCGCACCCTCGCGCTGGCGCAGCGCTGGCGCCGCGAACTGGGCGGCAACGACGCGGCCATCGTCGAGCGCGCGATGTCGATGATCCACCGCGAGTTCGCCTACACCCTGACCACGCCGCTGCTCGGCCGGCATTCGGTCGACGAGTTCCTGTTCGACCAGAAGGCCGGGTTCTGCGAACACTTCAGCTCCTCGTTCGTGGTGCTGATGCGTTCGGCCGGCATCCCCGCGCGCGTGGTCACCGGGTACGCCGGCGGTTACTACAACCGCATCGGCGACTACTGGCTGGTGCGCCGCTCCGACGCGCACGCCTGGGCCGAGGTCTGGTTGCCGGGACGCGGCTGGGTGCGGGTCGATCCGACCGCCGCGGTCGCGCCCGAACGCATCTACGACACCCTGGCCGATCGCGCGCCCGGCGCCAACGGCCTGTTCGGCTCGATCGGCGCGGTCACGCCGCTGTTCAATCTCAGCGACTGGATGCGCCGCGGCTGGAACGACTTCGTGCTCGGCTTCGACGCCAACCGCCAGCAACGGCTGCTGCAGCCGTTCGGCGTGGATCGCCTCGACAGCACCCGGCTGATTGTGCTGTTCGTGCTGTTTGCGAGCGTCGCCGGGCTGTGGATGATCTGGCTCAGCAGCCGCGGCGAGCGCGAGCGCGACCCGGTGCTGCGCGCCTGGCACGCCCTGGGCCGGCGCTACCGGCGCCTGGGCCTGGCGCGCGAACCGCACGAGCCGGCGCTGGCCTGGGCTGAACGTGTCGGAAAGGAGCGGCCGGATTTGGCGATCGGCCTGCTCCAACTTAGCCAACACTTCAGCGATTGGCGGTACGCTGGCGGCCAAGCCGGGCGACGCGAGGCCCGAGAACTGCGCAACGAACTGGTCCGGGCGCTACGCGTACACCGTCCTGGCCGCACTGGAGAACGTCGATGA
- a CDS encoding Slp family lipoprotein, translating into MKLRLALLAASVALLSACVSAPKPLQGAFTALTPADAAANDSTGAVVRWGGRIVSVEPQANRTCFEMISTRLTDTGRPYWATDDTGGRFLACRTGFYDPALFETNREVTFTGRVSGYETRRIGQYDYRFPQLDADVVYLWPVRQQVDVIERPAPWPWWGWW; encoded by the coding sequence ATGAAGCTCCGTCTTGCCTTGTTAGCCGCCAGCGTCGCGCTGCTCAGCGCCTGCGTGAGCGCACCCAAACCGCTGCAGGGCGCGTTCACCGCCCTGACCCCGGCCGACGCCGCCGCCAACGACAGCACCGGCGCGGTCGTGCGCTGGGGCGGCCGCATCGTCTCGGTCGAACCGCAGGCCAACCGCACCTGTTTCGAAATGATCTCGACCCGCCTGACCGACACCGGCCGTCCGTACTGGGCGACCGACGACACCGGCGGCCGCTTCCTGGCCTGCCGCACCGGGTTCTACGATCCGGCGCTGTTCGAGACCAACCGCGAAGTGACCTTCACCGGCCGCGTCTCGGGCTACGAAACGCGGCGCATCGGCCAGTACGACTACCGCTTCCCGCAGCTCGACGCCGACGTGGTCTATCTGTGGCCGGTGCGGCAACAGGTCGACGTTATCGAACGTCCGGCGCCGTGGCCGTGGTGGGGCTGGTGGTGA
- a CDS encoding histidine triad nucleotide-binding protein, with the protein MTDSTIFGKIIRRELPADIVYEDDELIAFRDIAPQAPVHVLFVPKTPIATLNDLQAEQAAIVGKLAHAAAAYAQREGFAQDGYRLVMNCNEHGGQTVFQLHLHLLAGAHLGRFGTPH; encoded by the coding sequence ATGACCGACTCCACCATCTTCGGCAAGATCATCCGTCGCGAACTGCCCGCCGACATCGTGTACGAGGACGACGAGCTGATCGCGTTCCGCGATATCGCGCCGCAGGCGCCGGTGCATGTGCTGTTCGTGCCCAAGACGCCGATCGCCACGCTCAACGATCTGCAGGCCGAGCAGGCCGCGATCGTCGGCAAGCTGGCGCATGCCGCGGCTGCTTACGCGCAGCGCGAAGGGTTCGCGCAGGACGGCTATCGGTTGGTGATGAACTGCAACGAGCACGGCGGGCAGACGGTGTTCCAGTTGCATCTGCATCTGCTGGCGGGCGCGCATCTGGGGCGGTTCGGTACGCCGCATTGA
- the recR gene encoding recombination mediator RecR: MSSALLEQLIDAFRVLPGVGQKSAQRMAYHVLERERAGGQRLSNALAEAIEKIGHCVRCRDFSETEVCATCASGSRDAHLLCAVESPADRLAIEQATGYRGLYFILQGRLSPLDGIGPRELGLDRLAARLAEGEVQELIVATNPTVEGEATAHYLAQLARQHQVRPSRLAHGVPLGGELEYVDRGTLSHAFGSRSEMG, encoded by the coding sequence ATGAGCAGCGCGCTGCTCGAACAACTGATCGACGCGTTCCGGGTGTTGCCGGGCGTCGGCCAGAAATCGGCCCAGCGCATGGCCTACCACGTGCTCGAACGCGAGCGCGCGGGCGGCCAGCGCCTGTCCAACGCCCTGGCCGAGGCGATCGAGAAGATCGGCCATTGCGTGCGCTGCCGCGACTTCAGCGAAACCGAAGTCTGCGCGACCTGCGCCAGCGGTTCGCGCGACGCGCATCTGCTGTGCGCGGTGGAATCGCCGGCCGACCGCCTGGCGATCGAACAGGCGACCGGTTACCGCGGGCTGTATTTCATCCTGCAGGGCCGCTTGAGCCCGCTCGACGGCATCGGCCCGCGCGAACTGGGCCTGGATCGCCTGGCCGCGCGCCTGGCCGAGGGCGAGGTGCAGGAACTGATCGTCGCGACCAATCCCACCGTCGAAGGCGAGGCCACCGCGCATTACCTGGCCCAGCTCGCGCGCCAGCACCAGGTGCGCCCGAGCCGGCTCGCGCATGGCGTGCCGCTGGGCGGCGAGCTCGAATACGTCGATCGCGGCACGCTGTCGCATGCGTTCGGCAGTCGCAGCGAGATGGGGTGA
- a CDS encoding YbaB/EbfC family nucleoid-associated protein produces the protein MRGNIAQLMQQAQKMQENVQRAQEELAKIEVTGSAGAGMVTVTLTGRMECRKVRIDPSVISDAEMAEDLVAAAFNDAVNKINAESQTRMSAATAGMPMPPGMKLPF, from the coding sequence ATGCGCGGCAACATCGCCCAACTCATGCAACAAGCGCAGAAGATGCAGGAAAACGTGCAGCGCGCCCAGGAAGAACTGGCCAAGATCGAAGTCACCGGCAGCGCCGGCGCCGGCATGGTCACCGTGACCCTGACCGGGCGCATGGAATGCCGCAAGGTGCGCATCGATCCGTCGGTGATCAGCGATGCGGAAATGGCCGAGGACCTGGTCGCCGCGGCGTTCAACGATGCGGTCAACAAGATCAACGCCGAATCGCAGACCCGCATGTCGGCCGCCACCGCCGGCATGCCGATGCCGCCGGGCATGAAGCTGCCGTTCTGA
- the dnaX gene encoding DNA polymerase III subunit gamma/tau — protein sequence MSYLVLARKWRPKRFAELVGQEHVVRALTNALGTGRVHHAFLFTGTRGVGKTTIARIFAKSLNCEHGTSADPCGQCSACLDIDAGRYIDLLEIDAASNTGVDDVREVIDNAQYMPSRGRVKVYLIDEVHMLSKSAFNALLKTLEEPPGHVKFLLATTDPQKLPVTVLSRCLQFNLKRLDEQQISGQMTRILAAEGIGVDESAIRQLAKAADGSLRDGLSLLDQAIAYAGAGGDAPLEGTAVAAMLGSVDRTRVGAVLSALADGEGQRLLDEVATLAEFSPDWGSVLEALGDALHRIQVRQLVPEALVEADGVDVDHLAAQLRPELVQLWYQMSVNGRRDLPLAPSPRAGFEMSVLRMLAFRPSAAGEPASPGPGPSSGGRSEPVRSANAAAQAAAAIREMGTPGREAAPAQSASVQSAPAQAASKPAAPIHNPARDTAPSREAMSSREQADDRPPWALPEQAPARVAPPVSVAPATLAPSRSEPAAPRTAPAFPASEPTLSMRVSEPRPADTFIAVRDEPLWPEDEPLHDKPPARVATAAVEAKPEPRVEAKAEPAPVETRSEPTREPAHDLMPAHAAPVQPLMPSEPQRGAAAPEAIRQQPPRDDIFAAPSAAPAVSAPVSEPITMPARAASAGSSAAGIADDDAWHAIVDASGLRGPARILAEHAGFIGYADGVLNLSLSPDDDHLRAPALIQRVADALATRLGVAPQIRFETVKSGESLHARNQRARDQRQAAAEDMFMNDPDVRRLIEDHGAKVVADSIRPFDDA from the coding sequence ATGTCCTATCTCGTCCTCGCCCGCAAATGGCGCCCCAAGCGTTTCGCCGAACTGGTCGGGCAGGAGCACGTGGTACGCGCGCTGACCAATGCGCTCGGCACCGGCCGCGTCCACCACGCCTTCCTGTTCACCGGTACGCGCGGCGTCGGCAAGACCACGATCGCGCGCATCTTCGCCAAGTCGCTGAACTGCGAGCACGGCACCTCAGCCGATCCGTGCGGGCAGTGCAGCGCCTGCCTGGACATCGACGCCGGCCGCTACATCGACCTGCTCGAGATCGACGCCGCCAGCAACACCGGCGTGGACGACGTGCGCGAGGTGATCGACAACGCCCAGTACATGCCCAGCCGCGGACGGGTCAAGGTCTATCTGATCGACGAAGTCCACATGCTGTCGAAGTCGGCGTTCAACGCGCTGCTCAAGACGCTGGAGGAGCCGCCGGGGCACGTCAAATTCCTGCTCGCCACCACCGACCCGCAGAAACTGCCGGTGACGGTGCTGTCGCGCTGCCTGCAGTTCAACCTCAAGCGCCTGGACGAGCAGCAGATCAGCGGGCAGATGACCCGCATCCTCGCCGCCGAGGGCATCGGCGTGGACGAATCGGCGATCCGCCAGCTGGCCAAGGCCGCCGACGGCAGCCTGCGCGACGGCCTGTCGCTGCTCGATCAGGCGATCGCCTACGCCGGCGCCGGTGGCGATGCGCCGCTGGAAGGCACGGCGGTCGCGGCGATGCTGGGCTCGGTCGACCGCACCCGGGTCGGCGCGGTGCTGTCGGCGCTGGCCGACGGTGAAGGCCAGCGCCTGCTCGATGAGGTCGCGACGCTGGCCGAATTCTCGCCGGACTGGGGCAGCGTGCTCGAAGCTCTGGGCGACGCTTTGCACCGGATCCAGGTGCGGCAGCTGGTGCCCGAGGCCTTGGTCGAGGCCGACGGGGTCGATGTCGATCATCTGGCCGCGCAGTTGCGGCCCGAGCTGGTGCAGCTGTGGTACCAGATGAGCGTCAACGGCCGTCGCGACCTGCCGCTGGCGCCGAGCCCGCGCGCGGGGTTCGAAATGAGCGTGCTGCGCATGCTCGCGTTCCGGCCGAGCGCGGCGGGCGAACCTGCTTCGCCCGGCCCCGGCCCGTCGTCGGGCGGTCGCAGCGAACCGGTGCGGTCGGCCAACGCCGCTGCGCAGGCTGCGGCGGCGATCCGCGAGATGGGGACGCCGGGCCGCGAGGCTGCGCCGGCGCAGAGCGCATCGGTCCAGAGCGCGCCGGCCCAAGCTGCATCGAAACCGGCCGCGCCGATACACAATCCGGCTCGCGACACTGCGCCGTCGCGCGAGGCGATGTCTTCGCGCGAACAGGCCGACGATCGGCCGCCGTGGGCGCTGCCCGAGCAGGCGCCTGCGCGCGTCGCGCCGCCGGTGTCCGTGGCACCCGCAACGCTGGCGCCGTCGCGTAGCGAGCCGGCTGCGCCGCGCACTGCGCCGGCTTTTCCGGCCAGCGAGCCTACGCTGTCGATGCGGGTCAGCGAGCCCAGGCCTGCGGACACTTTCATCGCCGTGCGCGACGAGCCGCTATGGCCGGAAGACGAACCCCTGCACGACAAGCCGCCGGCGCGGGTCGCCACGGCAGCGGTCGAGGCCAAGCCCGAACCACGGGTCGAAGCGAAGGCCGAACCGGCCCCGGTCGAAACCCGATCCGAGCCGACGCGCGAGCCCGCTCATGACCTGATGCCCGCGCACGCGGCACCGGTGCAGCCGCTAATGCCCAGCGAACCGCAACGCGGCGCCGCGGCGCCCGAAGCCATCCGCCAGCAACCGCCGCGCGACGACATATTCGCCGCGCCGTCCGCGGCCCCGGCCGTTTCGGCGCCGGTCTCCGAGCCGATCACCATGCCCGCGCGCGCCGCGTCGGCGGGTTCGTCGGCCGCGGGCATCGCCGACGACGACGCCTGGCACGCCATCGTCGACGCCAGCGGCCTGCGCGGCCCGGCCCGGATCCTGGCCGAACACGCCGGCTTCATCGGCTACGCCGACGGCGTGCTGAACCTGTCGCTCAGCCCCGACGACGACCATCTGCGCGCGCCGGCCCTGATCCAGCGGGTCGCCGATGCGCTGGCCACGCGCCTGGGCGTGGCGCCGCAGATCCGCTTCGAAACCGTCAAGTCCGGCGAATCGCTGCACGCGCGCAACCAGCGCGCGCGCGACCAGCGCCAGGCGGCGGCCGAGGACATGTTCATGAACGATCCCGACGTGCGCCGGTTGATCGAGGATCACGGCGCCAAGGTCGTGGCCGACTCGATCCGGCCGTTCGACGACGCCTGA
- a CDS encoding RHS repeat-associated core domain-containing protein gives MSRRNGVPSAGLDRHPLGAVLALSIGAALCTSAQAQEAGKLWISNAIPAQPQLTEAGIQQEIKNFLSNFPGGSASKLLVTGNVVFGNKAVYNYDFEPLPPIIEAWRYSETSSSAGPEVGSIEALKAQLIQRFNQESVNEGCAAATTIEIAPDWSEDVLWDDDQTATLGFGDYTGTRSAWTGSQCDTVNLSGSLRRERDVACPNDALLSWRADLQACGGPPFQITYETAPLPKNECPVGNPCDPTTGDKSEPAPDFDLGWIAFDRHYHSMASAARSGFGDGWTHSHNIQLAMGTDPMDPNQTLQMGLIEADGSQVSFTAIGSAYEADDGSGDRVVADGADWLLYRPDRVLRFNANGRLTEQRFEDGTSLGYTYDASRRLTTITHSSGRSLGFEYSAVGDNAPIVAIRSAGVALASYTYTAGGQVETVTYAGGGTRTYHYEDTRFPRFLTGVTREDGQRYSSFAYDDKARVVSSTHAGGADAVTLTYPSAGGSIVTDALGQATTYGVLPAGNDGLSRKPTTFTDTRGSVTRTYLDAGSDFRRRLSTVEDRRNVNTNHSYTEANDAVTGQPTRTHAVTEAVGLDEERTSQVRTDIASNRVLMTVVGNRETRITRNARLQPVTVAVRDTTTNDVRTTTFAYCESGDVSAPNSTCPTQGLLESVDGPRTDVSDITTFEYFGSDDSTCATTPELCTYRKGDVRKTIDALGRATEVLGYDPQGRPLSVLDPNGVVTDYEYNARGWLTATKVRGANNAAETDDRITRIEHEPTGLVKKVTLPDGVFTRYTYDAAHRLTDVLDNAGNTIHYTLDLAGNRKQEDTKTAGGTLRQTLSRVFNTLGQLEALKDASQNATGFHYDANGNPDQVTDALLRSSTRAVDPLNRLSISVQDAGAGGLAAETKFKYNAFDQITQVTDPNALNTTYAYNGFGDRTKLTSPDTGVTDYTYNSAGLLATKKDANDAVAHRYTYDVLGRPKAVFYTAAGPADVEYDYDTVNTECTAGQSFATGGLTATRTEGNELKYCYDRFGQVVRKVQIVAGKSFTLSYTYTLAGNLDTLTYPDGTTVDYVRDSQARITEVGVRPNGGSRTVLLNNAAYEPFGPVKGWTYGNGRTLVRTYDLDYRPRTILDSASGGLSLGYGYNSVGELTELKDGLQSAFQAKYAYDTLGRLTVTQDPNANPLETYTYDKTGNRKGLTDGGGLQAYGYNSAGTHRLTDVAGVARGYDAAGNTTSIGGTAKEFVYSPNDRLRQFKQAAVIRASYRYNTRGERVATTGTTTSTIDTYTLYDETGNWIGDYDTTGAAKQQAIWFGSAPVGLVVGAGAAQTLAYVQPDHLGTPRAVIDPARNVAVWTWDAKSEVFGNSPPNQDPDMDGTAFVFNMRFPGQRYDGATATNYNLFRDYDYSVGRYLQSDPIGLVGGASTFAYVNSSPLLHFDPIGLIAKCKCTDSGVEIEIPIRFEGPGSTLPDVVDDMILAIESNWTSPGFTVKVIRDGQYPNVIDVPLGQGTSNVVGHSRGTWYAGSDPWVASHEAGHLMKFKFDGRDDMYNITSTNPRKSVPEPGWEGTIMADGFGVVDQRTRDAIISALGCKKKKWFWQK, from the coding sequence ATGTCTAGAAGAAATGGAGTTCCATCTGCCGGGCTCGACAGGCACCCCCTCGGAGCCGTGCTGGCCCTTTCAATCGGCGCGGCGCTTTGCACAAGCGCCCAGGCCCAAGAGGCCGGAAAACTCTGGATCAGCAACGCCATTCCGGCACAGCCTCAGCTTACCGAGGCGGGCATCCAGCAAGAAATCAAGAACTTCCTCTCCAACTTTCCTGGTGGGTCGGCGTCCAAGTTACTCGTCACCGGCAACGTCGTCTTCGGGAACAAGGCTGTCTACAACTACGATTTCGAGCCGCTGCCGCCGATAATCGAGGCATGGCGATACAGCGAAACCAGCAGTTCTGCTGGCCCCGAGGTCGGCTCGATCGAGGCGCTCAAGGCGCAACTCATCCAGCGTTTCAATCAAGAGAGCGTTAACGAGGGATGTGCGGCCGCCACTACGATCGAAATCGCTCCGGATTGGAGCGAGGACGTTCTATGGGATGACGATCAGACCGCTACCCTAGGATTTGGCGACTACACCGGCACGCGGTCGGCATGGACCGGAAGCCAGTGCGACACCGTCAACCTCAGCGGTTCCTTGAGGCGTGAGCGTGATGTCGCCTGTCCGAACGACGCCTTGCTGTCCTGGCGAGCGGATCTGCAAGCTTGCGGCGGGCCGCCGTTCCAGATCACTTATGAAACCGCGCCACTGCCCAAGAACGAGTGCCCGGTCGGCAATCCGTGCGACCCTACCACCGGCGACAAGTCCGAGCCGGCACCCGATTTCGATTTAGGCTGGATCGCGTTCGACCGGCACTACCACTCGATGGCTTCGGCGGCACGAAGCGGTTTCGGCGACGGCTGGACCCATTCGCACAACATCCAGTTGGCCATGGGCACCGACCCCATGGACCCGAACCAAACCCTGCAAATGGGGTTGATCGAAGCCGATGGCTCGCAGGTCTCGTTCACTGCTATTGGTTCGGCGTACGAGGCCGACGACGGCAGCGGTGACCGGGTTGTTGCCGACGGCGCGGACTGGCTGCTGTATCGGCCGGATCGGGTGCTGCGCTTCAACGCCAACGGACGCCTGACTGAGCAGCGGTTCGAAGATGGCACCTCGTTGGGCTACACATACGACGCGTCGCGGCGCTTGACGACGATCACCCACAGCAGCGGTCGAAGCTTGGGGTTCGAGTACAGCGCCGTGGGGGACAACGCGCCCATCGTGGCGATCCGCTCTGCTGGTGTTGCGCTCGCCAGCTACACCTACACCGCCGGTGGACAAGTCGAAACTGTTACCTACGCAGGCGGCGGAACCCGCACCTACCATTACGAGGACACGCGTTTTCCGCGCTTTCTGACCGGCGTGACCCGCGAGGATGGGCAGCGCTACAGCAGCTTCGCCTACGACGACAAGGCGCGAGTGGTGTCGAGCACCCATGCGGGCGGCGCGGACGCCGTGACCTTGACCTACCCCTCCGCGGGCGGTTCGATCGTGACCGACGCGCTCGGTCAGGCCACCACGTACGGCGTGTTGCCGGCTGGAAACGACGGCCTGTCGCGCAAGCCCACCACGTTCACCGACACGCGCGGAAGCGTCACCCGCACGTATCTGGACGCGGGCTCTGATTTCCGGCGTCGCTTGAGCACGGTCGAGGATCGGCGCAATGTAAACACCAATCACAGCTACACCGAAGCGAATGACGCCGTGACGGGCCAGCCGACGCGCACCCACGCGGTCACAGAAGCGGTGGGGCTGGATGAGGAGCGCACCAGTCAGGTGCGTACCGATATCGCCAGCAATCGCGTGCTGATGACGGTGGTTGGGAACCGTGAAACCCGCATCACCCGCAACGCTCGGCTGCAGCCGGTCACCGTGGCCGTGCGCGACACCACCACCAACGATGTCCGCACCACCACCTTCGCCTACTGTGAATCTGGGGATGTGTCGGCACCCAACAGCACCTGCCCGACGCAGGGTCTGCTGGAGTCGGTGGACGGTCCGCGAACCGATGTCAGCGACATCACGACGTTTGAGTATTTCGGCAGCGACGACAGCACCTGTGCAACCACGCCGGAACTGTGCACGTACCGAAAGGGTGACGTGCGCAAGACCATCGATGCGCTTGGTCGTGCAACCGAGGTGCTGGGCTACGATCCGCAAGGCCGACCGTTGTCCGTGCTCGATCCCAATGGCGTGGTCACCGACTACGAGTACAACGCGCGCGGCTGGCTAACGGCCACGAAGGTGCGTGGGGCCAACAATGCGGCGGAGACCGACGACCGCATCACCCGCATCGAGCACGAGCCCACGGGCTTGGTCAAGAAGGTGACCCTGCCCGACGGCGTCTTCACCCGCTACACCTATGATGCAGCCCATCGCCTGACCGATGTCCTGGACAACGCGGGCAATACGATCCATTACACGCTCGACCTGGCCGGCAATCGCAAGCAGGAAGACACCAAGACCGCAGGCGGAACACTTCGGCAAACCTTGTCGCGCGTGTTCAATACGCTGGGGCAGTTGGAGGCGCTCAAGGATGCATCGCAGAACGCCACCGGCTTCCACTACGACGCCAATGGCAACCCCGACCAGGTCACCGACGCCCTGCTGCGCAGCAGCACCCGGGCCGTTGACCCCCTCAACCGCTTGAGCATCAGCGTGCAGGATGCCGGGGCTGGCGGCTTGGCAGCCGAAACCAAGTTCAAGTACAACGCGTTCGATCAGATCACCCAAGTCACCGATCCCAATGCGCTGAATACGACCTACGCCTATAACGGCTTTGGGGACCGTACCAAGCTGACCAGTCCGGACACTGGGGTTACCGATTACACCTACAACAGCGCGGGTCTGTTGGCGACCAAGAAGGATGCCAACGACGCCGTGGCGCATCGCTACACCTACGATGTGCTTGGTCGGCCGAAGGCGGTTTTCTACACGGCTGCGGGTCCGGCGGATGTTGAGTACGATTACGACACCGTCAACACCGAATGCACCGCCGGCCAGAGCTTTGCGACGGGCGGCCTCACGGCGACAAGGACCGAAGGCAATGAGCTGAAGTACTGCTACGACCGTTTCGGTCAGGTCGTTCGCAAGGTGCAGATCGTCGCGGGCAAGAGCTTCACCCTGAGCTATACCTACACCCTTGCGGGAAACCTCGACACCCTGACCTATCCCGATGGCACCACCGTGGACTACGTCCGCGATTCGCAAGCGCGAATCACGGAAGTCGGCGTTCGTCCGAATGGTGGCAGCCGCACGGTGTTGCTGAACAACGCGGCCTACGAGCCGTTTGGTCCGGTGAAAGGGTGGACCTACGGCAATGGCCGGACGCTGGTCCGCACGTACGATCTGGACTATCGCCCCAGGACCATTCTGGACAGCGCCAGTGGCGGCTTGTCGCTCGGCTATGGCTACAACAGCGTTGGCGAGTTGACGGAGCTGAAGGACGGTCTACAAAGCGCTTTTCAGGCGAAGTACGCCTACGACACGCTGGGCCGGTTGACCGTCACTCAAGACCCCAATGCCAACCCGTTGGAAACCTACACCTACGACAAGACCGGCAATCGAAAGGGCTTGACGGATGGTGGTGGCCTGCAAGCCTACGGGTACAACAGCGCCGGAACCCATCGTTTGACCGACGTGGCCGGCGTGGCGCGCGGCTACGACGCGGCGGGTAACACCACCAGCATTGGCGGCACTGCAAAGGAGTTTGTTTACAGCCCCAACGACCGATTGCGCCAGTTCAAGCAGGCCGCTGTCATCAGGGCGAGCTATCGCTACAACACCCGCGGCGAGCGCGTCGCCACGACCGGCACCACGACAAGCACCATCGATACTTACACCTTGTACGATGAGACCGGCAACTGGATTGGCGACTACGACACCACAGGTGCGGCCAAGCAGCAGGCCATTTGGTTCGGCAGCGCGCCGGTGGGTTTGGTGGTTGGAGCTGGCGCAGCTCAGACGCTGGCTTATGTACAGCCGGATCATTTGGGCACGCCGCGGGCTGTCATCGATCCGGCTCGTAATGTTGCTGTTTGGACGTGGGACGCCAAGAGCGAAGTGTTTGGCAACAGCCCGCCGAATCAGGACCCGGATATGGATGGAACAGCGTTCGTATTCAACATGAGGTTTCCGGGGCAACGGTACGATGGAGCTACTGCAACGAACTACAACTTGTTCCGAGATTATGACTACTCAGTAGGTAGATATCTGCAGAGCGATCCCATCGGGCTTGTTGGCGGCGCATCCACTTTTGCTTACGTAAACTCGTCGCCGCTGCTCCACTTTGACCCTATAGGATTAATAGCAAAATGCAAATGCACGGATAGCGGGGTCGAGATCGAAATTCCGATCAGGTTCGAGGGCCCCGGATCTACGCTACCCGATGTTGTCGATGACATGATCCTGGCTATTGAATCCAACTGGACATCACCAGGGTTTACGGTAAAAGTCATTCGCGACGGTCAATACCCGAATGTGATCGACGTTCCCTTAGGGCAAGGCACTTCCAATGTGGTGGGTCACAGTCGTGGCACTTGGTACGCGGGCTCCGACCCTTGGGTCGCGTCTCATGAGGCCGGCCATCTAATGAAATTCAAGTTTGACGGCAGGGACGACATGTACAACATTACATCTACAAACCCGAGAAAGAGCGTCCCGGAACCGGGCTGGGAGGGGACCATCATGGCTGATGGCTTCGGAGTAGTGGATCAGCGCACAAGGGATGCGATCATCAGTGCTTTGGGATGTAAAAAGAAAAAGTGGTTTTGGCAGAAATGA